From the Penaeus vannamei isolate JL-2024 chromosome 20, ASM4276789v1, whole genome shotgun sequence genome, the window acgagagacgagagagagagatagagagagagagagagagagagagagagagagagagagagagagagagagagagagagagagagagagagagagagagagaatgagagaatggagagagagagagagaaatgagagagagagagagagagagagagagaatgagagagagagagagagaacagagagagagagagagagaatgagagagagagagagagagagaatgagagagagagagagagaatgagagagagagagagagagagacgagagagagagagagagacagagagagagagagagagaatgagagagagagagagagagaatgagagagagagaatgagagagagagagagagagagagagagagagagagagagagagagagagagagagagagagagagagagagagagagagagaatgagagagagagagagagagagagagagagagagagagagagagagagagagagagagagagagagagagagagagagagagagagagagagagagaatgagaatgagagaatgagagaatgagaatgagagaatgagagagagagagagagagagagagagagagagagagagagagagagagagagagagagagagagagagagagaggggggggggaagagagagaagagtgaggtatgaatgggaatgaatatcagTCTTATTCATGCCTTCTCCACTTTTGTCAACATGAACACGGTTCAGTAAATTACTCTGAATTTCATTTGCTGCCAATTGGcctttttcctcatctcttcaTCTTCGACTTTGCCATTCgtctttctccgctttctcttccacttccatcGTCTCCATATCTGTTATATGTTCTTTTCTCTGACTACCCCCTTATCTAATTatatctctctaattctttcgTTTCTCCCTCTATTCCGTGTTCTCTTCCtataccccccctctttctctctctctctctcctttcacccccctctctccttctacccccatcttttttcctccccctcccccgtttaaatcttccttctccttccgtaTTCATACCATACACCATTCCGACCGAAGACTCCCACAAGCACTCGAACCCCCCCTGAAccgccccacctctcccccatcagAGCCCACCAGAACGACCTGGAGAACATCCCCGTGTTCTGGGTGGTCGCCCTCCTCTTCGTGCTCACGGGGCCCTCGGAGACCACTGCTCGCTACGTCTTCCGCATCTACACCATCGCCCGCATCCAGCACACGGTCATGTACCTGAAGAGCAGCGGCATGCGTGGGGTGGCCTACGCGGTGGCACTGGCACTGAAGTTCTTCATGGCGGCCACAGTCATTTATACTTTCTGGTAGAGGCCGCGGGATGGGAGAGCAGGGCGGGTTGTTGAACAGTAGAGCTTTTGGTGTATTTGATTAAAAGTGTTGTATGATTAATGTAGTTTTGTTGCActtgttttcaatatcattaccatgtcATTTTgttagtacttttattattagtattatcgctgTCAGTCACTATTATCGCTGTAATTGTTTTGCTttagggaaatgggaaagggagttTGATGATAAAGTTAGTGGTTCTCAGGAAGACACGTTCTTTTcccatttatttataattattgtcatgttTTTCTGAACGAGTTTCTTGGCGGTATTTTCCGTCGAGCAGTTGTGCCATTGTATCCGCCGCCTCGGCTGTCTTTTGTAACCATAtaaaatattgtttattttgtttctcttgtgttttcctagttgaaggaaaaaggaaagtgcACTTGTTAGAAAAGATCACATTTAGTACATGCCATTATTGTACATCGAATAAAGTGCCAAAGAAAACGTAATTCATCAGTATTGTTGTAACCTTAGGTAACTGTATACCCTAAAATGGCAATTCATGCTTTCCATCAGgtgagtatatattatattacacttTAAGGTAGTGGatcccatatatatttatgtggtgtgtgtgtgtgtgtgtgtgtgtgtgtgtgtgtgtgtgtgtgtgtgtgtgtgtgtgtgtgtgtgtgtgtgtgtgtgtgtgtgtgtgtgtgtgtgtgtgtgcctatatttaaatatatgtatatatatattttacatgtgtgtgtatatatataatatatatatatatatatatatatatatatatatatatatatatatatatatatatatatgcacacacacacacacacactgcaacaggaacaacgaagggaagaacaatatgccgaaggcctgacgaagcaatagcgaaaaggccttcggtatatttgtgtgttttcttgttcttttattttcttcttggttatatatatatatatatatatatatatatatatatatatatataaatatatatatataatatatatatacatatatataaatatatatatatatatatatatatatatatatatatatatatatatatatatatatatataaatgcatgtgtatatgtatatatgtgtatatatatttatattttcgaagagttatctctccatcatcagactaaaacaaagaacaagaacaggattagataaatcaagaaaaacaacaacaaaaataattcacAAGTACAACGTAAATGGGTAAGAGAAGTAAACAGAAAAACGGACAGAAACATTGTGAACAAATGCAAAACACGGGCGAGGATGAGACGTCAGGAGGGAAAGTGCTTGTTCCGATGGCTGAACCACACCGTAAACAACTGTCAGCTTTCAATTGTGGACGCACAGCATTGACGATTCAACAATAATGGCCAGCTTTGATGTTGAATCATGATTCACTAACGTACCTCTGTCAGAAATCACTCAGATTATCACAGACACCACATCCGATGAGTCTTTATCACAATTTGGTCTAAACAAAAACATCCAACGAATACGGACGCCTTTCCACTTCGGTTCATAGAAAACTTattttcaccggtttgggaatgaaatATTTGAGTTTCTCCCCCTTGAAGTATAACATTAACAAGAATACCACGCTAATCAATTGAACATTTAATGTATGCCTCACCTGGATCCAATCTGATAACGAAACCAGATTCTTAGGTAATTATTTCAAGAAAAATGGTTTCTCTGACAAAGTTTTGTACAGGACTCTCAGATCGTTCTTGGATGATGATTCTATGCCCACCCACAAAAATCTTTACCGCTCCCGAAGAAACTAAGTTCATGAAATTACCGTATCTCGGTGATGTAAGCTTCACCATT encodes:
- the LOC113822637 gene encoding microsomal glutathione S-transferase 1, giving the protein MGLLDLDNPVFVSYVFYSALLALKMLLMGPITGYYRITKKVFANPEDAAKFSVKEKMNDADVERVRRAHQNDLENIPVFWVVALLFVLTGPSETTARYVFRIYTIARIQHTVMYLKSSGMRGVAYAVALALKFFMAATVIYTFW